The window TCGCCCACCTCGCCGACCAGCGGCCGGCGCTGCGGCGACCAGCTGTACAGGGCCACGCCGAGATAACGCGTGGCCAGCTCACCGGGGATCACCGGTACGCCTGCCGTCCCACCGGCGAACGCCGTCACCACGTCGGTCCCGCCGCTGATCGAGGACACCGCGACGTGCTCGCCGACCTCGGTGTGCACCCACTCGAACAGTTCGGCCGGCAGCGGTGAGCCGGTGCTGCCGATGGTGGTCAGCCGGCTCAGATCGTGTTCGGCGCCGGGGTGCAGACCGGCTTTGCGGGATGCCAGCAGATGCCCGGGACTGGTGCCGAAGTAGGTGACCCGCTCGTCTTCGACCACCTGCCACAGCCGGTCGGCGTCCGGGTAGAGCGGATGACCGCTGTAGCAGACCGTCTCGGCACCGCACATCAGTCCGGCGATCCGGAAGTTCCACATCATCCAGCTCAGCGCGGTCTGCCAGAAGAAGACATCGCCGGGGCCAAGGTTGGCATGCAGCCCAGCGGCTTTGAGGTGCTCGAGGATCACACCGCCGTGGCCGTGCACGATGCCCTTCGGCCGGCCGGTGGTGCCGGAACTGAACAACACCCACAGCGGATGGTCGAACGGCACCGGCGTCACCTCGGGTGCGACGGGCCGCGCGATCAGGTCGCGGTAGGCCTCACCGTCGAGCAGCACCAGGTGCACGCCGCCGAGCAGACCCACTAATTCCGCGGTGTCGGAAAGCTTGTCGACCCAGCGCCCATTGAGCCGGTACCCGCCGGCGCTGAACAAAACTTTGGGTTCCAGCTGGGCCAACCGGGCGGCGGCGCCCCGCGGGGCGTAGTCCTGCCCGCATGCCGACCAGATCGCGCCGATGGCCGCGGTCGCCAGGAAGGCGACCATCGCCTCGGCCACGTCGGGCAGGTATCCGGCGACGGTGTCGCCGGGGCCGACGCCGAGGCGGCGCAGTTCGGCGGCCACCGCGCCGATGCGGCCCGGCAGGTCGGCCCAGTCGATCTCGGTGCGGGTCCCGTCCTCGTCGACGCCGACGATCGCCGGGCCGGTGCGCGAGGTGTGCCGCAGGATCTGGTCGACGTAGTTCAAGGTGACGCCGGGGAACCACCGGGCGCCGGGCATGGCGGCCTCGGCCAGGATGCCCGCGTCACCGGCTTGGGGACCGGTGGCTGCCCGAACGTCGAAGTGCTCCCACACCGCGCGCCAAAACTGTGCCGGGTGATCGACCGACCACTGCCACAGCGCCGGGTAGTCCCCGGTGGGCGCGCCGTGGTGTGCGGCCGTGGTGGCAGCGAATTTCTTCCACTGCGGCTCGGTGCCCGTGGCTCCGTCAGTGCGCGACACTATGCTCCTCTCACTGCTTCTACCTGCGAATATGGGCGCAGCTGCTCCGGGCGAAAACGCCGTTCTCGGCTCAGTGCCGGGCGAAGCCTTGCGAACAGAACGTCCAGACCTCGTCACCACTGATCGGGGTGTGCATATTGTCGTCGTCGGGCGCACCGCTGGATTGTGCGATGAACATGATGGCCTGCGTAGTCATCGCCGCCAACCGGCGGGGATTGGCGTCCTTACGCAGTTCGCCGGCCTTCGCGGCGTCCTCCACCAGTTCGCAGAACAGGGCGACCAGCGGAGCGTGGGCGACCTTGACTTCGGTGGGGTGCGAGATCAGTAGCTGCGGGGCGAAGTCGGTAACCAACGGCCGGCGCGAGGTCGGGTCCGGGCGGGACAGTTCGAAGAGCAGCGTGACGGCCAC is drawn from Candidatus Mycolicibacterium alkanivorans and contains these coding sequences:
- a CDS encoding TetR/AcrR family transcriptional regulator, which translates into the protein MNSPSEEPAWKQRAVERSIRTAKVRAGQRGQRFLDAARAIITEKGSTDFTVQEVVDRSRQSLRSFYLQFDGKHELLLALFEDALSRAADQIRAAASAQKDPLERLKVAVTLLFELSRPDPTSRRPLVTDFAPQLLISHPTEVKVAHAPLVALFCELVEDAAKAGELRKDANPRRLAAMTTQAIMFIAQSSGAPDDDNMHTPISGDEVWTFCSQGFARH
- a CDS encoding acetoacetate--CoA ligase; its protein translation is MSRTDGATGTEPQWKKFAATTAAHHGAPTGDYPALWQWSVDHPAQFWRAVWEHFDVRAATGPQAGDAGILAEAAMPGARWFPGVTLNYVDQILRHTSRTGPAIVGVDEDGTRTEIDWADLPGRIGAVAAELRRLGVGPGDTVAGYLPDVAEAMVAFLATAAIGAIWSACGQDYAPRGAAARLAQLEPKVLFSAGGYRLNGRWVDKLSDTAELVGLLGGVHLVLLDGEAYRDLIARPVAPEVTPVPFDHPLWVLFSSGTTGRPKGIVHGHGGVILEHLKAAGLHANLGPGDVFFWQTALSWMMWNFRIAGLMCGAETVCYSGHPLYPDADRLWQVVEDERVTYFGTSPGHLLASRKAGLHPGAEHDLSRLTTIGSTGSPLPAELFEWVHTEVGEHVAVSSISGGTDVVTAFAGGTAGVPVIPGELATRYLGVALYSWSPQRRPLVGEVGEMVITTPMPSMPVGFWKDDDGSRYRAAYFDHRWADGVALNVWRHGDWVTVTERGSLIIHGRSDATLNRHGIRMGSADIYEVVEALDAVTEAFVLGIDGPDGAYWMPLFITVAEGHQLDDALVDTIRSAVKTKLSPRHVPDDVIAAPGIPHTRTGKKLEVPVTAIMTGHSDVSLDPRSIDNPDLIDWYAEQGRQHRW